The Tripterygium wilfordii isolate XIE 37 chromosome 5, ASM1340144v1, whole genome shotgun sequence genome window below encodes:
- the LOC119998274 gene encoding delta(7)-sterol-C5(6)-desaturase-like: protein MMEDNYLQLFVDETTLYNRIVLGNLLPWSWWSPLPHFFQTWLRNYIAGSILYLISGLLWCFYIYYLKRHVYIPKDAIPSRKAMVLQIYVAMKAMPWYSALPSVSEYMVENGWTNCYSRIGDVSWIAYLVYLFIYLVLVEFGIYWMHRELHDIKPLYKYLHATHHIYNKQNTLSPFAGLAFHPLDGILQAVPHVIALFLVPTHFTTHIGLLFLEAIWTANIHDCINGKLWPVMGAGYHTIHHTTYRHNYGHYTIWMDWMHGTLRDPTDDACGKEM from the exons ATGATGGAGGACAACTATCTGCAGTTGTTCGTGGACGAGACCACACTGTACAATCGAATCGTGTTGGGAAATCTGTTGCCTTGGAGTTGGTGGAGTCcacttccccacttcttccaGACTTGGCTCCGCAATTACATTGCCGGTTCCATCCTCTATCTAATATCCGGCCTCCTCTGGTGCTTTTATATTTACTACCTCAAGCGCCACGTTTATATCCCCAAAG ATGCCATCCCTTCAAGAAAAGCCATGGTTTTGCAAATCTATGTTGCAATGAAGGCAATGCCATGGTACAGTGCTCTTCCATCTGTTTCCGAGTACATGGTTGAAAATGGATGGACAAATTGTTACTCAAGAATTGGCGATGTAAGTTGGATTGCCTACCTAGTGTATCTATTTATTTATCTTGTGCTTGTGGAGTTTGGGATATACTGGATGCATCGGGAGTTGCACGACATAAAGCCTTTGTACAAGTATCTGCATGCAACCCATCACATATACAACAAGCAGAATACTCTTTCTCCATTTGCAG GATTAGCATTTCATCCATTAGACGGCATACTCCAGGCTGTTCCACATGTTATAGCACTCTTCCTTGTGCCAACCCATTTTACGACGCACATAGGGCTCTTATTTCTTGAGGCCATATGGACAGCAAACATTCACGACTGCATCAATGGAAAACTTTGGCCTGTAATGGGTGCAGGGTATCACACCATTCACCACACTACATACCGTCACAATTACGGCCATTACACCATATGGATGGATTGGATGCACGGAACCCTTCGCGACCCTACTGATGATGCGTGTGGGAAGGAGATGTAA